ATCGCCAAGGCGCAGGCCCGGGTCGATGCGGCCCGGCCCTACGCCAACGAGATCACCAACATGCTCACCGAGCTGGCGGGCGCGAGCGCGCTCGATCATCCGCTGCTCGTCGCGCGGGAGAACCCGCGGCGGGCCGGTGTGCTGGTGGTTTCGTCGGATCGCGGTCTGTGCGGCGGCTACAACGCGAACGTCTTGCGCCGGGCCGAGGAACTCTTCTCGCTGCTGCGGGAAGAGGGCAAGGATCCGGTGCTCTACGTCGTGGGCCGGAAAGCGCTGGGCTACTACAGCTTCCGTCAGCGTGAGGTCAAAGAGTCGTGGACCGGCTTCTCCGAGCGGCCCGATTACGAGCACGCCAAGGACATCGCCGCCACCCTGGTGACGGCGTTCATGTCCGGCGTCGACGACGAGGGTGACGAGGCCGGCGCCGACGGCGTCCTCGGTGTCGACGAACTGCACATCGTGTCGACGGAGTTCAGGTCGATGCTGTCGCAGACGGCGACGGCGCTGCGGATCGCCCCGATGGTCGTCGAGTACGTCGGCGAACCGGAATCCGGCCCGCAGACGCTGTTCTCGTTCGAGCCCAATGCCGAGGAGCTGTTCGACTCTCTGCTGCCGCGCTACATCGCGACGCGCGTGTACGCGGCGCTGCTCGAGGCGGCGGCGTCGGAGTCGGCGTCTCGTCGGCGCGCCATGAAGTCGGCGACCGACAACGCCGACGATCTGATCAAGGCACTCACGCTGGCGGCCAACCGCGAACGTCAGGCGCAGATCACTCAGGAAATCAGCGAAATCGTCGGTGGCGCCAACGCGCTGGCCGACGCGAAATAGGCCACATAGGAAGCGAAGAGAGAATGACTGCTGCCGTAGAGACCAAGACCGCCGGACGCGTCGTCCGCATCACCGGCCCCGTGGTGGACGTCGAGTTCCCGCGTGGCTCAGTGCCCGAACTGTTCAACGCGCTGCACGCCGAGATCACCTTCGGCGCGCTGGCCAAGACTCTGACCCTCGAGGTTGCCCAGCACCTGGGTGACAACCTGGTGCGCTGCATCTCCATGCAGCCGACGGACGGCCTGGTGCGTGGCGTCGAGGTGTCCGACACCGGTGCCTCGATCTCCGTGCCGGTCGGCGACGGCGTCAAGGGCCACGTGTTCAACGCCCTCGGTGACTGCCTCGACGATCCGGGCTACGGCAAGGACTTCGAGCACTGGTCCATCCACCGCAAGCCGCCGGCCTTCGCCGACCTGGAGCCGCGCACCGAGATGCTGGAGACCGGCCTGAAGGTCGTCGACCTCCTGACCCCGTATGTGCGTGGCGGCAAGATCGCCCTGTTCGGTGGTGCCGGCGTCGGCAAGACCGTGCTGATCCAGGAGATGATCAACCGCATCGCCCGCAACTTCGGTGGCACCTCGGTGTTCGCCGGGGTGGGGGAGCGCACCCGTGAGGGCAACGACCTCTGGGTCGAGCTTGCGGACGCCAACGTGCTCAAGGACACCGCGTTGGTGTTCGGCCAGATGGACGAGCCGCCGGGCACGCGTATGCGGGTCGCCCTGTCCGCGCTGACCATGGCGGAATACTTCCGCGATGAGCAGGGCCAGGACGTGCTTCTGTTCATCGACAACATCTTCCGGTTCACCCAGGCCGGCTCCGAGGTGTCCACGCTGCTCGGCCGTATGCCGTCCGCCGTGGGTTACCAGCCGACCCTGGCCGACGAGATGGGTGAGCTCCAGGAGCGCATCACCTCGACGCGTGGCCGTTCGATCACCTCGATGCAGGCCGTGTACGTGCCCGCCGACGACTACACCGACCCGGCGCCGGCCACCACGTTCGCTCACTTGGACGCCACCACCGAGCTCTCCCGTGCGGTGTTCTCCAAGGGCATCTTCCCGGCGGTGGATCCGCTGGCATCGAGCTCGACGATTCTGCACCCGAGCGTGGTCGGCGACGAGCACTACCGCGTCGCCCAGGAAGTCATCCGGATCCTGCAGCGCTACAAGGATCTTCAGGACATCATCGCGATCCTCGGTATCGACGAGCTCTCCGAAGAGGACAAGGTCCTGGTGTACCGCGCCCGCAAGATCGAGCGCTTCCTGAGCCAGAACATGATGGCGGCCGAGCAGTTCACCGGCCAGCCGGGTTCGACGGTTCCGCTCAAGGAGACCGTCGAGGCGTTCGACAAGCTGGCCAAGGGCGAGTTCGACCACCTGCCCGAGCAGGCGTTCTTCCTGATCGGTGGCCTGGACGACCTGGCGAAGAAGGCCGAGAGCCTCGGCGCCAAGCTGTGACCTTACAGACGCGAAAGGTGATGTGAGATGGCCGAATTGGACGTCGACATCGTCGCCGTCGAGCGCAAGATCTGGTCGGGTAAGGCGACGTTCGTCTTCACCCGCACCACGTCGGGCGAGATCGGCATCCTGCCTCGGCACATCCCGCTCGTGGCGCAACTCGTCGATGACGCGATGGTGCGTGTCGAGCGGGAGGGCGAGGACGATCTGCGGATCGCCGTCGACGGCGGTTATCTGTCGGTCACCGAGGAGGGCGTGACGATCCTCGCCGAGTCCGCGGCGTTCGAGTCCGAGATCGACGCGGACGCCGCCAAATCCGACGCGGCGTCCGACGATCCGCAGACCGCTGCCCGCGGTCGGGCGCGCCTGCGCGCCCTAGGCCAGATCGACTAGTCGAGAGCCAGCGACTGATGAGCGCGCCGATGATCTTCATGGTCGCGCTGGTCAGTGTGCTGGGGCTTGTCGTGGCGGCCCTGACCTACCGGTTGTGGAAGCTCCGGCAGGGTGGCACGGCGGCGATTCTGCGTGACACCCCGGCAGTTGGCGGGCATGGCTGGCGGCACGGCGTCATCCGCTATCGCGGTGATGAGGCCAGGTTCTACCGGTTGTCGAGTCTGCGATGGTGGCCGGATCGCCGGCTGAGCAGGCGTGGGCTGGAAGTCATCGCCCGGCGCGGTCCGCGCGGCGACGAGTTCGACATCATGTCCGACGCGATCGTCGTGCTGGAACTGCACGACACCACTGGCGAACGCGGCCGCGGGTACGAGATGGCGCTGGACCGCGGGGCGCTGACGGCGTTTTTGTCCTGGGTGGAATCGAGTCCGTCGCCGCGGGCGCGGCGACGCACGGCCTGAACTACTCCTTCGCAGGCTTTTCGGCTGTGCCACCGCCGGGCTGCCACAGCACGTCACCGCCGGGATTGGCCACCCGGCACAGGATGAACAGCAGGTCGGACAGCCGGTTGAGGTAGCGCGCCGGCAGTGGGCTGACGGTGTCCGGATAGGCCTTGATCGCGACCCACGCCGAGCGCTCGGCGCGCCGGGTCACCGTTCGCGCGACATGCAGCAGGGCCGACAGTGCGGTCCCGCCGGGCAGGATGAACGAGTTCAGGGCCGGCAGGCTGTCGTTGTAGTGGTCGCACCACGCCTCGAGTCGCTCCACGTACGGGGCGGTGATCCGCAGTGGCGGATATTCCGGGTTTTCGACCACCGGAGTGGACAGGTCGGCGCCCGCGTCGAACAAGTCGTTCTGGATCTGTACCAGCACTTTGCGCAGGTCATCGTCGGGTTGTCCGAGCGCAACGGCCACTCCGAGGGCGGCATTGGCCTCGTCACAGTCGGCGTACGCGACCAGCCGCGGGTCATTCTTGTCCACCCGTGAGAAATCACTCAGTCCCGAGGTGCCGTCGTCGCCGGTCCGGGTATAAATGCGGGTCAGGTGTACTGCCATGGGTAAAACCGTACCGGCCAGGTGGCACGGTGCAGGGCCTTGCCTCCACTAAACTAACGGCCGTGGGCGAGCGTTTCGTGGTGACCGGTGGTAACCGGTTGTCGGGCGAAGTCGCCGTTGGGGGTGCCAAAAACAGTGTTCTGAAGCTGATGGCGGCCAGCCTGCTGGCCGAGGGCACCACAACGATCACCAACTGCCCCGACATTCTTGACGTACCACTGATGGCGGAGGTCCTTCGCGGCCTCGGCGCCAATGTGGAACTCGACGGCTCGATTGTGCGGATCACCTCACCCGACGAGCCCAAATACGAAGCCGACTTCGCCGCGGTGCGCCAGTTCCGGGCCTCGGTCTGCGTGCTGGGTCCGTTGGTCGGACGGTGTAAACGCGCCCGGGTCGCACTGCCCGGTGGCGACGCGATCGGCTCGCGCCCGCTGGATATGCATCAGGCGGGGCTGCGACAGCTCGGCGCCGACTGCACGATCGAGCACGGCTGCGTGGTCGCCACCGCCGAGCGCCTGCACGGCGCCGAGATCCAGCTGGAGTTCCCGTCGGTGGGGGCGACCGAGAACATCCTGATGGCCGCGGTCCTGGCCGAGGGTGTCACCACGATCCACAACGCGGCCCGCGAGCCCGACGTCGTCGACCTCTGCGAAATGCTCTGCCAAATGGGCGCCCAGATCGAAGGCGCCGGAACGTCGACACTGACGATCACGGGCGTCCCGCGGCTGCACCCCACCGAGCACCGGGTGATCGGCGACCGCATCGTGGCCGCGACGTGGGGGATCGCAGCGGCCATGACCCGCGGTGACATCGCGGTCACCGGGGTGGACCCAGCTCACCTTCAGCTGGTGCTGCACAAGCTGCACGACGCCGGCGCCACCGTCACCCAGCACGACAACGGGTTCCGGGTGGTGCAGTACGACCGTCCGAAGGCCGGCAATGTGGCGACACTGCCGTTCCCGGGCTTTCCCACCGATCTGCAGCCGATGGCGATCGCGTTGGCGTCGATCGCCGACGGGACGTCGATGATCACCGAGAACGTGTTCGAGGCGAGGTTCCGGTTCGTCGAGGAGATGATCCGCCTGGGTGCGGACGCCCGGACCGACGGTCACCACGCGGTGGTGCGGGGGATCCCGCAGCTTTCGAGTGCGCCGGTGTGGTGTTCGGACATCCGGGCCGGCGCCGGGCTGGTGCTGGCCGGGCTGGTCGCAGACGGTGAAACCGAAGTTCACGACGTGTTTCACATCGACCGGGGCTACCCGCTCTTCGTGGAAAACCTTGTGCGACTTGGAGCTGAGATAGAACGCGTGTAATGTAGGCAGTCGGCCAGCCGCGCCGGACCCAGCGATGGGGAGGCAGCGGCAAGTTGACAAGCCAACAACATCGAGTAAGATGGCAGGGTTGCCTGCTGGCGGTCGTCGGCCGGGTGTGTTGTTTGAGAACTCAATAGTGTGTTTGGTGGTTTTTGTTTGTTGTTGTTTTTTGCCGCATTCTGATACCCCCGTGTTGGGGTGCGGTTTTTTGATGCCAAGTGTTTGGTGTCTTGTTTTGTTAGGTCAGGCTTGTTCTGATTCGAATTCTGCCTTGCCTTTGGGTGAGGGGTTTTTGTTTGGAGAGTTTGATTCTGGCTCAGGACGAACGCTGGCGGCGTGCTTAACACATGCAAGTCGAACGGAAAGGCCCTTCGGGGTACTCGAGTGGCGAACGGGTGAGTAACACGTGGGTGATCTGCCCTGCACTTTGGGATAAGCCTGGGAAACTGGGTCTAATACCGAATAGGACCGCATGCTTCATGGTGTGTGGTGGAAAGCTTTTGCGGTGTGGGATGGGCCCGCGGCCTATCAGCTTGTTGGTGGGGTAATGGCCTACCAAGGCGACGACGGGTAGCCGGCCTGAGAGGGTGTCCGGCCACACTGGGACTGAGATACGGCCCAGACTCCTACGGGAGGCAGCAGTGGGGAATATTGCACAATGGGCGCAAGCCTGATGCAGCGACGCCGCGTGAGGGATGACGGCCTTCGGGTTGTAAACCTCTTTCAGCAGGGACGAAGCGCAAGTGACGGTACCTGTAGAAGAAGCACCGGCCAACTACGTGCCAGCAGCCGCGGTAATACGTAGGGTGCGAGCGTTGTCCGGAATTACTGGGCGTAAAGAGCTCGTAGGTGGTTTGTCGCGTTGTTCGTGAAAACTCACAGCTCAACTGTGGGCGTGCGGGCGATACGGGCAGACTTGAGTACTGCAGGGGAGACTGGAATTCCTGGTGTAGCGGTGGAATGCGCAGATATCAGGAGGAACACCGGTGGCGAAGGCGGGTCTCTGGGCAGTAACTGACGCTGAGGAGCGAAAGCGTGGGGAGCGAACAGGATTAGATACCCTGGTAGTCCACGCCGTAAACGGTGGGTACTAGGTGTGGGTTTCCTTCCTTGGGATCCGTGCCGTAGCTAACGCATTAAGTACCCCGCCTGGGGAGTACGGCCGCAAGGCTAAAACTCAAAGAAATTGACGGGGGCCCGCACAAGCGGCGGAGCATGTGGATTAATTCGATGCAACGCGAAGAACCTTACCTGGGTTTGACATGCACAGGACGCCGGCAGAGATGTCGGTTCCCTTGTGGCCTGTGTGCAGGTGGTGCATGGCTGTCGTCAGCTCGTGTCGTGAGATGTTGGGTTAAGTCCCGCAACGAGCGCAACCCTTGTCTCATGTTGCCAGCACGTAATGGTGGGGACTCGTGAGAGACTGCCGGGGTCAACTCGGAGGAAGGTGGGGATGACGTCAAGTCATCATGCCCCTTATGTCCAGGGCTTCACACATGCTACAATGGCCGGTACAAAGGGCTGCGATGCCGTGAGGTGGAGCGAATCCTTTCAAAGCCGGTCTCAGTTCGGATCGGGGTCTGCAACTCGACCCCGTGAAGTCGGAGTCGCTAGTAATCGCAGATCAGCAACGCTGCGGTGAATACGTTCCCGGGCCTTGTACACACCGCCCGTCACGTCATGAAAGTCGGTAACACCCGAAGCCGGTGGCCTAACCCCTTGTGGGAGGGAGCCGTCGAAGGTGGGATCGGCGATTGGGACGAAGTCGTAACAAGGTAGCCGTACCGGAAGGTGCGGCTGGATCACCTCCTTTCTAAGGAGCACCACGAGAATCAGGTCCGCCCACATCGTGTGGGGGTTCGGTGTCCTGGTCGATTCGTTGGATGGCCTCTCGCCTGTAGTGGGTGGGGGTCTGGTGCACGACAAGCAAACATCCAGGACGGGGACCTTCCTTTGTGGGGGGTTGTCTGGTGCTGCCAAACACACTGTTGGGCTTTGAGACAACAGGCCCGTGCCCGGGTGTCCGGGTGGCTCCGCGTTGGCGGGGTCGGCGTGTTGTTGCTCCATCTTTGGTGGTGGGGTGTGGTGTTTGATTTGTGGATAGTGGTTGCGAGCATCTAGCGCGCACATGGTGCCTGTCTGGGGTTTCGGCTCTGGTTGGGTGGTGTGTGGGTGCGATTGATGTGCAATTTTTTTTTCGAATTGGTTTTTTGTGTTGTAAGTGTGTAAGAGCGCATGGTGGATGCCTTGGCACTGGGAGCCGATGAAGGACGTGGGAGGCTGCGTTATGCCTCGGGGAGCTGCCAACCGAGCGTTGATCCGAGGATGTCCGAATGGGGAAACCCGGCACGAGTGATGTCGTGTCACCCGCATCTGAATACATAGGGTGCGGGGGGGAACGCGGGGAAGTGAAACATCTCAGTACCCGTAGGAAGAGAAAACAATTGTGATTCCGTTAGTAGTGGCGAGCGAACGCGGAGGATGGCTAAACCGTATGCATGTGATACCCGGCAGGGGTTGTGTGTGCGGTGTTGTGGGACGTTTCGTCTTCGGTCTGCCGGCCGGGGCGGGAGTGATAAACCGTGGTGTTAGGTGAAGTGGCCTGGGATGGCCTGCCGTAGTGGGTGAGAGCCCCGTAACTGAAAACATCACGGCTCCTGTGGAACTGTTCCCGAGTAGCAGCGGGCCCGTGGAATCTGCTGTGAATCTGCCGGGACCACCCGGTAAGCCTGAATACTTCTCAGTGACCGATAGCGGATTAGTACCGTGAGGGAATGGTGAAAAGTACCCCGGGAGGGGAGTGAAATAGTACCTGAAACCGTGCGCTTACAATCCGTCAGAGCCCTCCTTCGTGGTGGGGTGATGGCGTGCCTTTTGAAGAATGAGCCTGCGAGTCAGGGACATGTCGCGAGGTTAACCCGTGTGGGGTAGCCGTAGCGAAAGCGAGTCTGAATAGGGCGTATCCACACAACAGTGTGTGGTGTAGTGGTGTGTTCTGGACCCGAAGCGGAGTGATCTACCCATGGCCAGGGTGAAGCGCGGGTAAGACCGCGTGGAGGCCCGAACCCACTTAGGTTGAAGACTGAGGGGATGAGTTGTGGGTAGGGGTGAAAGGCCAATCAAACTCCGTGATAGCTGGTTCTCCCCGAAATGCATTTAGGTGCAGCGTTGCGTGTTTCTTGCCGGAGGTAGAGCTACTGGATGGCCGATGGGCCCCACAGGGTTACTGACGTCAGCCAAACTCCGAATGCCGGTAAGTGAAAGCGTGGCAGTGAGACGGCGGGGGATAAGCTCCGTACGTCGAGAGGGAAACAGCCCAGATCGCCGGCTAAGGCCCCTAAGCGTGTGCTAAGTGGAAAAGGATGTGCAGTCGCAGAGACAACCAGGAGGTTGGCTTAGAAGCAGCCACCCTTGAAAGAGTGCGTAATAGCTCACTGGTCAAGTGATTGTGCGCCGATAATGTAGCGGGGCTCAAGCACACCGCCGAAGCCGCGGCATCGAACTTGTTCGATGGGTAGGGGAGCGTCCTGCACACCGGTGAAGCAGCCTGGTAATGGAGCTGTGGAGGGTGTGGGAGTGAGAATGCAGGCATGAGTAGCGATAAGGCAAGTGAGAACCTTGCCCGCCGAAAGACCAAGGGTTCCTGGGCCAGGCCAGTCCGCCCAGGGTGAGTCGGGACCTAAGGCGAGGCCGACAGGCGTAGTCGATGGACAACGGGTTGATATTCCCGTACCCGTGTGTGAGCGTCCCTGATGAATCCATTCTGCTAATCGCCCAAATGGTGTCCCACCAATTCCTTCGGGAAGCGGGGGTCACCGGCTGCGCGAGACCCGGGTGGGTAGTAGTCAAGCGACGGGGTGACGCAGGTAGGTAGCCGTACCAGTCAGTGGTAATACTGGGGCAAGCCCGTAGGGAGTCAGATAGGCAAATCCGTCTGGCATATATCCTGAGAGGTGATGCATAGCCGAGTGAGGCGAATTCGGTGATCCTTTGCTGCCAAGAAAAGCCTCTAGCGAGCGCACACACGGCCCGTACCCCAAACCAACACAGGTGGTCAGGTAGAGAATACCAAGGCGTACGAGTGAACTATGGTTAAGGAACTCGGCAAAATACCCCCGTAACTTCGGGAGAAGGGGGACCTCCTACTGTCATGGCACTAGCTGCCGGCAGCGGTGGGGGGTGGCACAAACCAGTGAGAAGCGACTGTTTACTAAAAACACAGGTCCGTGCGAAGTCGCAAGACGATGTATACGGACTGACGCCTGCCCGGTGCTGGAAGGTTAAGAGGACCCGTTAACCCTTGGGTGAAGCGGAGAATTTAAGCCCCAGTAAACGGCGGTGGTAACTATAACCATCCTAAGGTAGCGAAATTCCTTGTCGGGTAAGTTCCGACCTGCACGAATGGCGTAACGACTTCTCAACTGTCTCAACCATAGACTCGGCGAAATTGCACTACGAGTAAAGATGCTCGTTACGCGCGGCAGGACGAAAAGACCCCGGGACCTTCACTATAGCTTGGTATTGGCGTTCGATACGGTTTGTGTAGGATAGGTGGGAGACTGTGAAACTCACACGCCAGTGTGGGCGGAGTCATTGTTGAAATACCACTCTGATCGTATTGGACTTCTAACTTCGGACCGTATATCCGGTCCAGGGACAGTGCCTGGTGGGTAGTTTAACTGGGGCGGTTGCCTCCTAAAATGTAACGGAGGCGCCCAAAGGTTCCCTCAACCTGGACGGCAATCAGGTGTTGAGTGCAAGTGCACAAGGGAGCTTGACTGCGAGACGGACATGTCAAGCAGGGACGAAAGTCGGGACTAGTGATCCGGCACCCCCGAGTGGAAGGGGTGTCGCTCAACGGATAAAAGGTACCCCGGGGATAACAGGCTGATCTTCCCCAAGAGTCCATATCGACGGGATGGTTTGGCACCTCGATGTCGGCTCGTCGCATCCTGGGGCTGGAGCAGGTCCCAAGGGTTGGGCTGTTCGCCCATTAAAGCGGCACGCGAGCTGGGTTTAGAACGTCGTGAGACAGTTCGGTCTCTATCCGCCGCGCGCGTCAGAAACTTGAGGAAACCTGTCCCTAGTACGAGAGGACCGGGACGGACGAACCTCTGGTCCACCAGTTGTCCCACCAGGGGCACCGCTGGATAGCCACGTTCGGACAGGATAACCGCTGAAAGCATCTAAGCGGGAAACCTTCTCCAAGACCAGGTTTCTCACCCTTTTAGAGGGATAAGGCCCCCCGCAGACCACGGGATCGATAGACCAGACCTATACGCACCGCAAGGTGTTCAGGGAACTGGCACTAACCGGCCGAAAACTTACAACAACCAAAACAACAAACCAGTTGATTCGGACACTGTAAGACGCACATCAACGCCCGCAACCACACCACAGCAGTCACAACACTGCACCCCACCACCAAAACTAAACCTCCCCCACACAGGGGGACACTCAAAAAAGAGTGAATAAAGTTACGGCGGCCATAGCGGCAGGGAAACGCCCGGTCCCATCCCGAACCCGGAAGCTAAGCCTACCAGCGCCGATGATACTACCCAACAGGGTGGAAAAGTAGGACACCGCCGAACACAATTTAAGTCCTGTGCCCCCTAATTTCGATTAGGGGGCACAGGCATTTTTGTATGTGTATATCAATCGAATAGTGAGAGATCGGCCGGCATTCGGCTTTTCTCCAGCGCCAGGAGTGCGCGCTTTCGATCAATTCCTCCGCCATATCCTGTCAATCCGCCGGTAGAACCGATAACGCGATGACACGGCACAATGATGCCGATCGGATTTCGGCCATTCGCCATTCCCACCGCGCGCGATGCGCCCGGTGATCCGATCTGCATCGCGATTTCTCCGTAGGATCGTGTCTCGCCGTACGGAATGGTGCGCAAGGCGGACCAGACTTTACGTTGGAATTCGGTTCCGCCGAGATCCAGATCGAGGTCGAATTCGGTGAGTTCACCGGCGAAATAGGCCGCCAGCTGCTCGACCGCGTCGGCGAATATTTCATCATCGGACTGCGCCCAGTCGGACCGATCCGGCTCGTGCGTCTGGTCCACCATCCGCAGATGCCGCAGCGTCGATCCCGTGCCGGCCAGGGTGAGCGGCCCGACCGGGCTGTCGATGATTCGGTACCGCATTGTCGTCGTCACGGTGTCTCCTTCGGTGGCCAGTAATTCACGGAGTGGTCCAGGGTCGTCCACAGATGCTGCACGGCATATGACCGCCACGGTCGCCAGCGTGCACTGTGGGCGGTCAGCGCCCGCGCATCGGAGGGCAGGCCGAGTTGTTCGGCCGCGAGCCGCACACCGAGGTCGCTGGCCGGAAAGGCGTCGGGATCACCGAGCCCCCGCATCGCGACGATCTCCGCGGTCCACGGTCCGATTCCTGGCAGGGCCAGTAGCTGTTGACGGGCCTGCTGCCAGTCACAGCCGGGATTGAGTGTCAGCTTGCCATCACCCAGGGCCGCGATCAGCGTGGTCACCGAGCGCCGGCGGGTGGCAGGCACGGCAAGGTGCGCCGGGTCGATATCGGCCAGCTGAGCCGTGCTGGGGAAGGTGTGCGTCAGTCCGCCGTGCGGATCGGCCACCGGTGTGCCGTAGGCGGCGACGAGCCGGCCCGCATGGGTGCGTGCCGCTTTGGTCGACACCTGCTGACCGAGTACGGCCCGCACCGTCAGTTCTTCTTCGTCGACCGTGCGCGGTATCCGCTGTCCGGGCGCCTTGTGAACCACCGCGCTCAGGTCGGCGTCGGCACCCAGCACATCGAGAACGGCTTCCGGGTCGGCGTCGAGGTCCAACAACCGGCGGCAGCGAGCGATCGCGGTGGCGAGGTCGCGGACCTGCTCGAGCACCAGCGTGCAGCGGACGTGATCGGGCTGTGGCGTCAGACTCACTACCCCGTAGCCCGAGGGAAGGCGCAGCGTGCGGCGGTAGGCGCCGTCGCGCACCTCTTCACAGCCCGGCACCGCGCTGGCCGCCAGGTGCCCGAACACGCCGTCATAGGCGAACGGGGTGCGGATCGGCAGCCGCAGCGACAACGCCTGCCCGTCGGGCGCGGTTGCCGCCCAGTCTCGGCGGGAGGCCTTGGCCCGCAACGCCGTCGGTGTGGTGTCGCAGGCGGCCCGCAGGGTGTCGTTGAACTGGCGGATGCTCGCGAAGCCCGCTGCGAACGCGATATCGCTGAACGCCATCTCGGTGGTCTCGATGAGCACCCGCGCTGTCTGCACCCGCTGCGCCCGGGCCAGGGCCAGCGGCCCGGCACCGACCTCGGCCTGCAGCATCCGTTCCAGCTGGCGGGAGGTGTAGCCGACCCGTCTGGCCAGTCCGGTCACGCCCTCGCGGTCCACCGCGCCGTCGCCGATCAAGCGCATCGCCCGGGCCACCGCGTCACCGCGGACGTTCCACTCCGGCGAACCCGGCGAGGCATCCGGTCGGCAGCGTTTGCAGGCCCGAAAGCCCGCTCGTTGCGCGGCCGCCGAGCTGGGGTAGAAGCGCACGTTGCGGGCCAGCGGCAGACGCACCGGGCAGCTGGGCCGGCAGTAGATGCCGGTCGTCTTGACCGCCGTGACGAACCAACCGTCGAACCGCGAGTCCTTGGACTGGACGGCGCGGTAGCAGCGGTCGAAATCATCATGCACGTCTTGAACTTTTACACGTCGGCACCGACAGCACTAGCGGAAAACCGACATCGTGGTCGAGCGATCGTCGTCGTAATCAACCCTGGCCCGCAGCCCGTCGGCAGCAGCCACTTCGCGCCCGAACAGATAACCGCGGACACAGTGGTTGGTCAGAAACGCAGGCGAGACTTCGGCCACCAATCGCGCTGCGGCTGAACAGATATCAGACTCCGGGAAATCCCAGACGGTTACCCCACAGATCAGGACATCGCCACGCCGGCCACGATGAGCCAGATTGCGACGTAATGGCATGTTGCGGCGGCGGCGGTGAAGGCATGGAAGAACTCGTGATAGCCGAAGGACGCGGGCCACGGGTTGGGCCAGCGCAGCCCGTAAAGCACAGCACCGAT
This is a stretch of genomic DNA from Mycobacterium sp. ELW1. It encodes these proteins:
- a CDS encoding F0F1 ATP synthase subunit gamma, which gives rise to MAATLRELRGRIKSASSIKKITKAQELIATSRIAKAQARVDAARPYANEITNMLTELAGASALDHPLLVARENPRRAGVLVVSSDRGLCGGYNANVLRRAEELFSLLREEGKDPVLYVVGRKALGYYSFRQREVKESWTGFSERPDYEHAKDIAATLVTAFMSGVDDEGDEAGADGVLGVDELHIVSTEFRSMLSQTATALRIAPMVVEYVGEPESGPQTLFSFEPNAEELFDSLLPRYIATRVYAALLEAAASESASRRRAMKSATDNADDLIKALTLAANRERQAQITQEISEIVGGANALADAK
- the atpD gene encoding F0F1 ATP synthase subunit beta, which translates into the protein MTAAVETKTAGRVVRITGPVVDVEFPRGSVPELFNALHAEITFGALAKTLTLEVAQHLGDNLVRCISMQPTDGLVRGVEVSDTGASISVPVGDGVKGHVFNALGDCLDDPGYGKDFEHWSIHRKPPAFADLEPRTEMLETGLKVVDLLTPYVRGGKIALFGGAGVGKTVLIQEMINRIARNFGGTSVFAGVGERTREGNDLWVELADANVLKDTALVFGQMDEPPGTRMRVALSALTMAEYFRDEQGQDVLLFIDNIFRFTQAGSEVSTLLGRMPSAVGYQPTLADEMGELQERITSTRGRSITSMQAVYVPADDYTDPAPATTFAHLDATTELSRAVFSKGIFPAVDPLASSSTILHPSVVGDEHYRVAQEVIRILQRYKDLQDIIAILGIDELSEEDKVLVYRARKIERFLSQNMMAAEQFTGQPGSTVPLKETVEAFDKLAKGEFDHLPEQAFFLIGGLDDLAKKAESLGAKL
- a CDS encoding F0F1 ATP synthase subunit epsilon, with amino-acid sequence MAELDVDIVAVERKIWSGKATFVFTRTTSGEIGILPRHIPLVAQLVDDAMVRVEREGEDDLRIAVDGGYLSVTEEGVTILAESAAFESEIDADAAKSDAASDDPQTAARGRARLRALGQID
- a CDS encoding DUF2550 domain-containing protein; its protein translation is MSAPMIFMVALVSVLGLVVAALTYRLWKLRQGGTAAILRDTPAVGGHGWRHGVIRYRGDEARFYRLSSLRWWPDRRLSRRGLEVIARRGPRGDEFDIMSDAIVVLELHDTTGERGRGYEMALDRGALTAFLSWVESSPSPRARRRTA
- a CDS encoding cob(I)yrinic acid a,c-diamide adenosyltransferase; protein product: MAVHLTRIYTRTGDDGTSGLSDFSRVDKNDPRLVAYADCDEANAALGVAVALGQPDDDLRKVLVQIQNDLFDAGADLSTPVVENPEYPPLRITAPYVERLEAWCDHYNDSLPALNSFILPGGTALSALLHVARTVTRRAERSAWVAIKAYPDTVSPLPARYLNRLSDLLFILCRVANPGGDVLWQPGGGTAEKPAKE
- the murA gene encoding UDP-N-acetylglucosamine 1-carboxyvinyltransferase produces the protein MGERFVVTGGNRLSGEVAVGGAKNSVLKLMAASLLAEGTTTITNCPDILDVPLMAEVLRGLGANVELDGSIVRITSPDEPKYEADFAAVRQFRASVCVLGPLVGRCKRARVALPGGDAIGSRPLDMHQAGLRQLGADCTIEHGCVVATAERLHGAEIQLEFPSVGATENILMAAVLAEGVTTIHNAAREPDVVDLCEMLCQMGAQIEGAGTSTLTITGVPRLHPTEHRVIGDRIVAATWGIAAAMTRGDIAVTGVDPAHLQLVLHKLHDAGATVTQHDNGFRVVQYDRPKAGNVATLPFPGFPTDLQPMAIALASIADGTSMITENVFEARFRFVEEMIRLGADARTDGHHAVVRGIPQLSSAPVWCSDIRAGAGLVLAGLVADGETEVHDVFHIDRGYPLFVENLVRLGAEIERV
- a CDS encoding methylated-DNA--[protein]-cysteine S-methyltransferase; translated protein: MRYRIIDSPVGPLTLAGTGSTLRHLRMVDQTHEPDRSDWAQSDDEIFADAVEQLAAYFAGELTEFDLDLDLGGTEFQRKVWSALRTIPYGETRSYGEIAMQIGSPGASRAVGMANGRNPIGIIVPCHRVIGSTGGLTGYGGGIDRKRALLALEKSRMPADLSLFD
- a CDS encoding DNA-3-methyladenine glycosylase 2 family protein is translated as MHDDFDRCYRAVQSKDSRFDGWFVTAVKTTGIYCRPSCPVRLPLARNVRFYPSSAAAQRAGFRACKRCRPDASPGSPEWNVRGDAVARAMRLIGDGAVDREGVTGLARRVGYTSRQLERMLQAEVGAGPLALARAQRVQTARVLIETTEMAFSDIAFAAGFASIRQFNDTLRAACDTTPTALRAKASRRDWAATAPDGQALSLRLPIRTPFAYDGVFGHLAASAVPGCEEVRDGAYRRTLRLPSGYGVVSLTPQPDHVRCTLVLEQVRDLATAIARCRRLLDLDADPEAVLDVLGADADLSAVVHKAPGQRIPRTVDEEELTVRAVLGQQVSTKAARTHAGRLVAAYGTPVADPHGGLTHTFPSTAQLADIDPAHLAVPATRRRSVTTLIAALGDGKLTLNPGCDWQQARQQLLALPGIGPWTAEIVAMRGLGDPDAFPASDLGVRLAAEQLGLPSDARALTAHSARWRPWRSYAVQHLWTTLDHSVNYWPPKETP